The following are encoded together in the Bradyrhizobium genosp. L genome:
- a CDS encoding COG1470 family protein, which translates to MRALDLARLVVALGFIVPAARAAEPPRDIKGLYLMTDYPAVTIRPGTTSNISLRLQNYGLGPQRYKLSVDGVPDGWTATLLGGGQPVAAAMPAPDSSVPLQLRLDVPANASLAEQTLTVKAEGQGSDATLPIAVALAKELPAKLTVSSKLPELRGSPKSNFEYTLTIKNDSGRNLVASFAAAAPANFETSFTEAYGTQELSSIPIDAGQSKDIKLKVRPPSAVDAGHFPVKVTVNAEDATAQIELALDIAGQPQLQLSGRDGLLSARAVAAEQSTIPVVVTNTGTAPAENIALAATAPSGWKVTFQPATIDRLVPGKDTEVQALVTPSDKSLAGDYQLAMRATSRGETASSQFRVTVNTSTVWGMAGAGVIGVALLLMLGAVARFGRR; encoded by the coding sequence ATGCGAGCGCTCGATCTTGCGCGTCTTGTCGTTGCCCTCGGCTTCATCGTCCCCGCAGCCCGTGCCGCGGAGCCGCCCCGCGACATCAAGGGGCTCTATCTGATGACGGACTATCCGGCCGTCACCATCAGGCCCGGCACCACCTCGAACATCTCGCTGCGTCTGCAGAATTACGGCCTCGGTCCGCAGCGCTACAAGCTCTCGGTCGACGGTGTGCCTGATGGCTGGACCGCGACGCTGCTCGGCGGCGGCCAGCCGGTCGCAGCCGCGATGCCGGCGCCCGATTCCAGCGTGCCGTTGCAGCTGCGGCTCGACGTGCCCGCCAACGCTTCGCTCGCCGAGCAGACCTTGACCGTGAAGGCCGAAGGGCAGGGCAGCGACGCGACGCTGCCGATCGCGGTCGCGCTCGCCAAGGAATTGCCGGCCAAGCTCACGGTCTCGTCGAAGCTGCCCGAACTGCGCGGCAGCCCGAAATCGAATTTCGAGTACACGCTGACCATCAAGAACGACAGCGGCCGCAACCTGGTCGCAAGCTTCGCGGCGGCAGCGCCCGCGAATTTCGAGACCTCGTTCACCGAAGCCTACGGCACGCAGGAACTGTCCTCGATCCCGATCGATGCCGGCCAGTCCAAGGACATCAAGCTGAAGGTGCGCCCGCCGAGCGCCGTCGACGCCGGTCATTTCCCGGTCAAGGTCACGGTCAACGCCGAGGATGCAACGGCGCAGATCGAGCTGGCGCTCGATATCGCCGGCCAGCCGCAGTTGCAGCTCTCCGGCCGTGACGGGCTGTTGAGCGCGCGTGCGGTCGCGGCCGAGCAGAGCACGATTCCGGTCGTCGTCACCAACACCGGCACCGCGCCGGCCGAGAACATCGCGCTCGCCGCGACCGCGCCGAGCGGCTGGAAGGTCACGTTTCAGCCAGCCACGATCGATCGGCTGGTGCCCGGCAAGGACACCGAGGTGCAGGCGCTGGTGACGCCGAGCGACAAATCGCTCGCCGGCGACTACCAGCTCGCGATGCGCGCCACCTCGCGCGGCGAGACGGCGTCGAGCCAGTTCCGCGTCACGGTCAACACCTCGACGGTTTGGGGCATGGCCGGAGCCGGCGTGATCGGCGTCGCGCTGCTCTTGATGCTGGGTGCGGTCGCGAGGTTCGGACGGCGATGA
- a CDS encoding ABC transporter permease: MRREGSAFQGAGAVFIKELSDNISSVRMLMLELLIVLTAMAALYEAIDTLRQSTAEDPFLLLRLFTVDRAPLPSFVAILGFLIPLMAIGLGFDLINSEHNRRTLSRILAQPIYRDALLLGKYLAGLATIAISLTALWLMVIGLGLIFLGVPPGGEEIARSLAFLVIAIFYAGVWLSLAMLLSIVFRSPATAALVALGIWLFLTVLWPMLAPAIAQAIAPPDPRFAALGLDTPDTAIWTQLLQRFSPNELFGEAMLAVLSPTTRTLGPVFLDQIRGAVMGAPLPFGQSMMIAWPQTVGLIACTIVLFVAGYILFQRQEVRA; the protein is encoded by the coding sequence ATGCGGCGTGAAGGTTCGGCTTTCCAGGGCGCGGGCGCCGTCTTCATCAAGGAGCTGTCCGACAACATCTCGAGTGTCCGCATGCTGATGCTCGAACTCCTGATCGTGTTGACCGCGATGGCGGCGCTCTATGAGGCGATCGACACGCTACGCCAGAGCACGGCGGAGGATCCGTTCCTGCTGCTGCGTCTGTTCACAGTCGACCGCGCGCCGCTGCCGTCCTTTGTCGCCATCCTCGGCTTCCTGATTCCGCTGATGGCGATCGGGCTCGGCTTCGACCTGATCAACAGCGAGCATAACCGCCGCACGTTGTCGCGAATCCTGGCGCAGCCGATCTATCGCGACGCGCTGCTGCTCGGCAAATATCTCGCAGGGCTTGCGACTATCGCGATCAGCCTGACCGCGCTGTGGCTGATGGTGATCGGGCTCGGCCTGATCTTTCTCGGCGTCCCGCCGGGCGGCGAGGAGATCGCGCGTTCGCTGGCGTTTCTGGTGATCGCGATCTTCTATGCCGGGGTCTGGCTGTCGCTTGCGATGCTGCTGTCGATCGTGTTCCGCTCGCCGGCGACGGCGGCATTGGTCGCGCTCGGCATCTGGCTGTTCCTGACGGTGCTGTGGCCGATGCTGGCGCCGGCGATCGCGCAAGCGATCGCGCCGCCTGATCCCCGCTTCGCCGCGCTCGGCCTCGACACGCCCGACACGGCGATATGGACCCAGCTGTTGCAGCGGTTCTCGCCGAACGAGCTGTTCGGCGAAGCGATGCTGGCGGTGCTGTCGCCGACCACCCGCACGCTCGGTCCGGTGTTCCTCGATCAGATCCGCGGCGCCGTGATGGGCGCCCCGCTGCCGTTCGGCCAAAGCATGATGATCGCCTGGCCGCAGACGGTGGGGCTGATCGCCTGCACCATCGTGCTGTTCGTCGCCGGCTACATCCTGTTCCAGCGGCAGGAGGTCAGGGCCTGA
- the ilvC gene encoding ketol-acid reductoisomerase, with product MRVYYDRDADLNLIKGKKVVIVGYGSQGHAHALNLKDSGVKDVAIALRKGSASAKKAENAGFKVMEVAEAAKWGDLVMMLTPDELQGDIYREHLHDNMKKGAALVFAHGLNVHFNLLDPRADLDVLMIAPKGPGHTVRSEYQRGGGVPCLIAIAKDSSGNAHDLGLSYASAIGGGRAGIIETTFKEECETDLFGEQVVLCGGLVELIKGGYETLVEAGYAPEMAYFECLHEVKLIVDLIYEGGIANMNYSISNTAEYGEYVTGPRIVTDETKKEMKRVLNDIQSGKFARDWMLENKVNQTSFKATRAKLASHPIEQVGEKLRDMMPWIKKGALVDKSKN from the coding sequence ATGCGAGTTTACTACGATCGCGATGCCGACCTGAACCTGATCAAGGGCAAGAAGGTCGTCATCGTCGGCTATGGCAGCCAGGGCCACGCCCACGCGCTGAACCTGAAGGACTCCGGCGTCAAGGACGTCGCCATTGCGCTGCGCAAGGGCTCGGCCTCGGCCAAGAAGGCCGAGAACGCCGGCTTCAAGGTGATGGAAGTCGCCGAGGCGGCCAAATGGGGCGACCTCGTCATGATGCTGACCCCGGACGAACTGCAGGGCGACATCTATCGCGAGCACCTGCACGACAACATGAAGAAGGGTGCCGCGCTGGTGTTCGCACACGGCCTCAACGTGCACTTCAACCTGCTCGACCCGCGCGCCGACCTCGACGTGCTGATGATCGCGCCGAAGGGCCCCGGCCACACCGTGCGCTCGGAATATCAGCGCGGCGGCGGCGTGCCCTGCCTGATCGCGATCGCCAAGGATTCCTCGGGCAACGCCCATGACCTCGGCCTGTCCTACGCCTCGGCGATCGGCGGCGGCCGCGCCGGCATCATCGAGACCACCTTCAAGGAGGAGTGCGAGACCGACCTGTTCGGCGAGCAGGTCGTGCTCTGCGGTGGCCTGGTCGAGCTGATCAAGGGCGGCTACGAGACGCTGGTCGAGGCCGGCTACGCGCCGGAGATGGCGTATTTCGAGTGCCTGCACGAGGTGAAGCTGATCGTCGACCTGATCTACGAAGGCGGCATCGCCAACATGAACTACTCGATCTCCAACACCGCGGAATACGGCGAGTACGTCACCGGTCCGCGCATCGTCACCGACGAGACCAAGAAGGAGATGAAGCGCGTGCTCAACGACATCCAGTCCGGCAAGTTCGCCCGCGACTGGATGCTGGAGAACAAGGTCAACCAGACCTCGTTCAAGGCGACCCGCGCCAAGCTCGCCTCGCATCCGATCGAGCAGGTCGGCGAGAAGCTGCGCGACATGATGCCCTGGATCAAGAAGGGTGCGCTGGTCGACAAGTCGAAGAATTGA
- a CDS encoding ABC transporter ATP-binding protein, with amino-acid sequence MSEQQSETAAVPSDVVIAARDLTKRYGKTSVVDAINFNINKGEVFGLLGPNGAGKTTTILMMLGLTEISSGRVSVLGFDPARAPLKVKRRVGYLPDAVGFYDHLTAVENLAYVAKLMGLSMAERSQRIVAALSRVRLLEVANKRVATFSRGMRQRLGLAEIIVKRAEIAILDEPTSGLDPQATLEFLDLIRELKAEGVTVLLSSHMLDQVQRVCDRVALFRTGKIVMMGSVAELAVQVLGAGFVVEVEADGAGIARRLSAIPGVDKVEELAEDRFRMTADRDVRADAARAVVAANGALRRLSVDEPSLEAIYAHTFQARESKGVRDAA; translated from the coding sequence ATGAGCGAGCAGCAGAGCGAAACCGCCGCGGTGCCATCTGACGTCGTGATCGCGGCCCGCGATCTCACCAAGCGCTACGGTAAAACCAGCGTCGTTGACGCCATCAACTTCAACATCAACAAGGGTGAGGTGTTCGGGCTGCTCGGCCCGAATGGTGCCGGCAAGACCACGACCATTTTGATGATGCTCGGTCTCACCGAGATCTCGTCCGGCCGGGTCTCGGTGCTCGGCTTCGATCCGGCGCGGGCGCCGCTCAAGGTGAAGCGGCGGGTCGGCTACTTGCCCGACGCCGTCGGCTTCTACGACCATCTGACCGCGGTGGAGAATCTCGCCTACGTCGCCAAGCTGATGGGCCTGTCGATGGCCGAGCGGTCGCAGCGGATCGTGGCCGCGCTGTCGCGGGTGCGCCTGCTCGAGGTCGCCAACAAGCGGGTCGCGACCTTCTCGCGCGGCATGCGGCAGCGGCTCGGACTTGCCGAGATCATCGTCAAGCGGGCCGAGATCGCCATCCTCGACGAGCCGACCTCGGGTCTCGACCCGCAGGCGACGCTCGAATTCCTCGACCTGATCCGCGAACTGAAGGCCGAGGGTGTCACCGTGCTGCTGTCCTCGCACATGCTCGACCAGGTGCAGCGCGTCTGCGATCGGGTCGCGCTGTTTCGCACCGGCAAGATCGTGATGATGGGATCGGTCGCCGAACTCGCCGTCCAGGTGCTGGGCGCGGGCTTCGTCGTCGAGGTCGAGGCCGACGGCGCCGGCATCGCGCGACGGCTCTCGGCGATCCCCGGCGTCGACAAGGTCGAGGAGCTCGCCGAGGACCGCTTCCGCATGACCGCGGACCGCGACGTGCGCGCCGATGCGGCGCGCGCGGTGGTCGCGGCCAATGGCGCGTTGCGGCGGCTCTCGGTCGACGAGCCGAGCCTGGAGGCGATCTACGCTCATACCTTCCAGGCCAGGGAATCGAAAGGAGTGCGCGATGCGGCGTGA
- a CDS encoding sulfatase-like hydrolase/transferase has translation MAPAPQQNSSVAALAGGLAAIGVWRLMALAAPHLSALVLMLRTEADFGSRLCFLLTWGILNFLFIALLRRPALSSALSLTIVVLVVLLSRFKHDVVQMTANFVDLMVIDRDTAAFLLTIFPNLRWSVIGAGLVTLPLMYALWWLDPFRIRRLPAAALCLACAAALSGYAFAWPDEDWRGYYDDGYVSKFARSGVTAVSDFVAYGFMEKDPVANEQLKVPPVDACHPAGRRPNIIMIHDESSFDIRAAAGVKVPPGYGSQFKSYDGVARKFLAESNGGPSWFTEYNVLAGLSSRSFGRFAYFVTRIASGRVDRGLPLALRRCGYDTLSLYPAFGGFMSARSFQATTGIQHFYDARDLHAKDVEPDSFFYDKALGLMAEQKASGMPLFTFVYLAANHFPWETTFRPDLLPSWQRPGNTPAVDEYLRRQAMSASDYAGFVAALKRKFPAQPFLIVRYGDHQPEFSPQLLDPGLDEAGIGKKLSAYDPRYFATYYAIDAVNFEPVKSPAVMDTIDAAYLPLVIQEAAGIPLDPSFEEQKEIMLRCNGKFYSCNNGAEARRFNRMLIDAGIIKGL, from the coding sequence ATGGCGCCCGCGCCTCAGCAAAATTCCTCGGTCGCCGCGCTGGCCGGCGGCCTTGCCGCGATTGGCGTCTGGCGACTGATGGCGCTGGCTGCGCCGCATCTCTCCGCACTGGTCCTGATGCTGCGGACCGAGGCCGACTTCGGCTCGCGGCTCTGCTTCCTCTTGACCTGGGGCATCCTGAACTTCCTGTTCATTGCGCTGCTGCGCCGGCCGGCACTGTCGAGCGCGCTGTCGCTGACCATCGTGGTGCTGGTGGTGCTGCTGTCGCGGTTCAAGCACGACGTGGTGCAGATGACCGCGAACTTCGTCGACCTGATGGTGATCGATCGCGACACCGCAGCGTTCCTGCTCACGATCTTCCCGAACCTGCGCTGGTCGGTCATCGGCGCCGGGCTCGTCACGTTGCCGCTGATGTATGCGCTGTGGTGGCTCGATCCGTTCCGCATCCGCCGCTTGCCGGCCGCGGCCCTCTGCCTTGCCTGCGCCGCGGCGCTGTCGGGCTACGCCTTCGCCTGGCCGGATGAGGACTGGCGCGGCTATTACGACGACGGCTACGTCTCGAAATTTGCGCGCTCCGGCGTCACCGCGGTGTCCGATTTCGTCGCCTACGGCTTCATGGAGAAGGATCCGGTCGCGAACGAGCAGCTCAAGGTGCCGCCGGTCGATGCCTGCCATCCCGCCGGCCGGCGGCCGAACATCATCATGATCCATGATGAATCGAGCTTCGACATCCGCGCCGCCGCCGGCGTCAAGGTGCCGCCGGGCTACGGCAGCCAGTTCAAATCCTACGACGGTGTCGCGCGCAAATTCCTCGCCGAAAGCAACGGCGGACCGAGCTGGTTCACCGAATACAACGTGCTCGCCGGACTGTCGTCTCGCTCGTTCGGCCGCTTCGCCTATTTCGTCACCCGGATCGCCTCGGGGCGCGTCGACCGCGGCTTGCCGCTCGCGCTGCGCCGCTGCGGTTACGACACGCTGTCGCTCTATCCGGCGTTCGGCGGCTTCATGAGCGCGCGCAGCTTCCAGGCCACCACCGGCATCCAGCACTTCTATGACGCGCGCGACCTGCACGCCAAGGACGTCGAGCCCGACAGCTTCTTCTACGACAAGGCGTTGGGCTTGATGGCGGAGCAGAAGGCGTCGGGCATGCCGCTGTTCACCTTCGTCTATCTCGCGGCCAATCATTTCCCGTGGGAGACGACATTCCGTCCCGACCTGCTGCCGTCATGGCAGCGACCGGGCAATACGCCGGCGGTGGACGAATATCTGCGCCGGCAGGCCATGAGCGCCAGCGACTATGCCGGCTTCGTCGCGGCGCTGAAGCGCAAGTTTCCGGCGCAGCCGTTCCTGATCGTGCGTTACGGCGATCATCAGCCGGAATTCTCGCCGCAGCTGCTCGACCCCGGGCTCGACGAGGCCGGCATCGGCAAGAAACTGTCGGCCTACGATCCGCGCTACTTCGCGACCTATTACGCGATCGATGCGGTCAATTTCGAGCCGGTGAAAAGCCCGGCGGTGATGGACACGATCGATGCCGCCTATCTGCCGCTGGTGATCCAGGAGGCCGCCGGCATTCCGCTCGATCCGTCGTTCGAGGAGCAGAAAGAGATCATGCTCCGCTGCAACGGCAAGTTCTATTCCTGCAACAACGGCGCCGAGGCGCGCCGCTTCAATCGCATGTTGATCGATGCGGGGATCATCAAGGGGCTTTGA
- a CDS encoding lysozyme inhibitor LprI family protein has protein sequence MTSVRASLLITAAFVTVLAPAARAGDLGDPAQSCDGNTYQMVECLKGKTAEWDKRMNAAYQQALKDAAGDKQRDQLRIAQRLWIQFRDANCLYYDLGEGTIARIDAGECMRSLTETRARELENIGHQ, from the coding sequence ATGACATCGGTGCGCGCCTCCCTGCTGATCACGGCGGCCTTCGTGACCGTCCTCGCGCCGGCGGCCCGGGCCGGCGACCTGGGCGACCCCGCACAGTCCTGCGACGGCAACACGTACCAGATGGTCGAGTGCCTCAAGGGCAAGACCGCTGAGTGGGACAAGCGGATGAATGCCGCCTATCAGCAGGCGCTGAAGGATGCCGCGGGCGACAAGCAGCGCGACCAGCTACGCATCGCGCAGCGGCTATGGATCCAGTTCCGCGATGCCAACTGCCTCTATTACGACCTGGGCGAAGGCACCATCGCCCGCATCGATGCCGGCGAGTGCATGCGCAGCCTGACCGAGACGCGGGCCAGGGAGCTGGAAAATATCGGCCATCAGTGA
- a CDS encoding adenylate/guanylate cyclase domain-containing protein: MRRNLTPAIVLAVIGLLVGGLFRYAFDESDEASFANYLRSATEGAAISLIVWATHLYLTARAGWLRRLPLVIELIARSVIVVVVVAVAAVVLEIVLYGHGLEAKWIRDTFLKIIGVGLLLSIPITTIYELVRMIGGRTLLSVVLGRYRQPVREERVLLFLDLVGSTTLAEAMGEVRVQELLTRFFFDIDDAIVTHGGEVHAYVGDEVIVTWPVDADRPSRRYLDCVFAIEDRLAKRADHYRKAFGLVPAFRAGMHAGAVVIAECGDSRRQIAYFGDTVNVTARLQEQCKQVGRPLLVSGELLRLLPIDDFIVEPLGATALRGRAAPVEVFAVARQRSSGVAHGVMC, from the coding sequence ATGCGGCGCAACCTGACACCTGCGATCGTCCTGGCTGTGATCGGCCTGCTGGTCGGCGGGTTGTTTCGCTATGCGTTCGACGAATCCGACGAGGCCTCGTTCGCGAACTATCTGCGTAGCGCGACCGAAGGCGCTGCCATCAGCCTGATTGTCTGGGCGACGCATCTCTATCTGACCGCCCGTGCCGGCTGGCTGCGGCGCCTGCCGCTTGTCATCGAGCTCATCGCGCGCTCCGTGATCGTGGTTGTCGTCGTTGCGGTCGCCGCGGTCGTACTGGAGATCGTTCTGTATGGGCATGGCCTCGAGGCGAAGTGGATTCGCGATACCTTCCTGAAGATCATCGGTGTCGGCCTGCTGCTGTCGATCCCGATCACCACGATCTACGAGTTGGTCCGGATGATCGGTGGCCGCACGCTGCTCAGCGTCGTGCTCGGACGCTACCGCCAGCCGGTCCGTGAGGAGCGCGTGTTGCTGTTTCTCGATCTCGTCGGCTCGACCACGCTCGCCGAGGCGATGGGCGAAGTCCGGGTGCAGGAATTATTGACGCGCTTCTTCTTCGACATCGACGACGCCATCGTGACCCATGGCGGCGAGGTCCATGCCTATGTCGGCGACGAGGTGATCGTGACGTGGCCGGTCGACGCGGATCGGCCGTCGCGGCGCTATCTCGACTGTGTGTTCGCAATCGAGGACCGCCTGGCCAAGCGGGCCGACCATTACCGCAAGGCGTTCGGCCTGGTGCCGGCGTTTCGCGCCGGGATGCATGCCGGCGCCGTCGTGATCGCCGAATGCGGCGACTCGCGGCGTCAGATCGCCTATTTCGGCGACACCGTGAATGTCACGGCGCGACTGCAGGAGCAATGCAAGCAAGTAGGCCGCCCGCTGCTGGTGTCGGGGGAGCTGCTTCGCCTGCTGCCGATCGACGACTTCATCGTTGAGCCACTCGGCGCGACGGCGTTGCGCGGCCGCGCCGCACCGGTCGAGGTGTTCGCCGTCGCGCGGCAGCGTTCGTCCGGCGTCGCTCACGGGGTGATGTGCTAA
- a CDS encoding TetR/AcrR family transcriptional regulator: MRRPAKSPPSRRPAAPRPAAPRPAAAKPYHHGDLRRVLIEAAMQLAGEGGPDAVSVREAARRAGVSPGAPFRHFPSRDALMNAVAEEAQRRFRAEIEAALADAPPTDPLARFRATGIAYLRWAMTNPTYFEIISSRRFFDHDRSATVASDNAELIASTERTLADAFAAGQLRVRDLKQVQIAGRALVYGFARMFIDGHLPRWGVPDAEAEGMAARIVDLFIASIATRAAPAAKV, from the coding sequence ATGCGCCGTCCCGCCAAGAGCCCGCCGTCTCGACGCCCCGCCGCGCCGCGTCCGGCTGCGCCGCGCCCGGCGGCGGCAAAGCCCTATCATCACGGCGATCTCCGACGCGTCCTGATCGAGGCGGCGATGCAGCTGGCCGGCGAGGGCGGTCCGGACGCAGTCAGCGTCCGCGAGGCCGCCCGCCGCGCCGGGGTCTCGCCGGGCGCGCCGTTCCGGCATTTTCCAAGCCGGGATGCGCTGATGAATGCGGTCGCGGAGGAGGCGCAGCGCCGCTTCCGCGCCGAGATTGAGGCGGCGCTGGCCGATGCGCCGCCCACTGACCCCTTGGCCCGCTTCCGTGCCACCGGCATCGCCTATCTGCGCTGGGCGATGACGAACCCGACCTATTTCGAGATCATCTCCAGCCGCCGCTTCTTCGACCATGACCGCTCGGCCACAGTCGCAAGCGACAATGCCGAGCTGATCGCCTCGACCGAACGGACACTGGCCGATGCATTTGCTGCCGGCCAGCTTCGGGTGCGTGACCTGAAGCAGGTCCAGATTGCCGGCCGCGCGCTGGTCTATGGTTTTGCGCGGATGTTCATCGACGGCCACCTGCCACGCTGGGGCGTCCCTGACGCGGAGGCCGAAGGGATGGCCGCAAGGATCGTCGATCTCTTCATTGCAAGCATCGCCACGCGCGCTGCGCCTGCTGCCAAAGTTTAA
- a CDS encoding DUF2336 domain-containing protein, with the protein MRDGTSAKRVQTLRRVTDLFLNDGDRLNDEQVKVFDDVLCLLIARVETRARAELSKRLAPLDYAPFETIQHLAWDDDIGVAGEVLTHSSRISPEALREIASSKGQDHLFAISARENLPETVTDVIIDRGEDKVIRRLARNASAQFSDDGYSNIVARAERDDELVEILGLRIDLPARLLRELLLRAKNAVRSRLLAIAPYGARDHIRQVLDDIAEQEATTPRRNYGIAEEFVKLMKQLNELDDAAVYKFAETGKFDEVTVALAVLNDVPIVLIEKLMLGLRSDLLLIPCRSARLNWPTVETILRKRPLPRPLDEATLEIAQRDYRRLSLETAQRTVRFWQLHNRIEKQPAAVG; encoded by the coding sequence GTGCGGGACGGGACGTCCGCCAAGCGCGTGCAGACGCTGCGGCGGGTCACCGACCTGTTCCTGAACGACGGCGACCGTCTCAACGACGAACAGGTCAAGGTGTTCGACGACGTGCTCTGCCTCCTGATCGCGCGGGTCGAGACGCGGGCGCGGGCCGAGCTCTCCAAGCGGCTGGCGCCGCTCGACTACGCACCGTTCGAGACGATCCAGCATCTGGCCTGGGACGACGATATCGGCGTTGCCGGCGAAGTCCTAACGCATTCCAGCCGCATCAGCCCCGAGGCGCTGCGCGAGATCGCCAGCAGCAAGGGACAGGACCATTTGTTCGCGATCTCGGCGCGCGAGAACCTGCCTGAGACGGTCACCGACGTGATCATCGATCGCGGCGAGGACAAGGTGATCCGGCGCCTTGCCAGGAACGCCAGCGCGCAATTCTCCGACGACGGCTATTCCAACATCGTCGCCCGCGCCGAGCGCGACGACGAACTGGTCGAGATCCTCGGACTGCGCATCGATCTGCCGGCACGGCTGCTGCGCGAACTGCTGCTCCGCGCCAAGAACGCGGTGCGCAGCCGCCTGCTCGCGATCGCGCCTTACGGGGCGCGAGACCACATCCGTCAGGTGCTGGACGACATCGCCGAGCAGGAGGCCACCACGCCGCGCCGCAATTACGGCATCGCCGAGGAATTCGTGAAGCTGATGAAGCAGCTGAACGAGCTCGACGACGCCGCGGTGTACAAATTCGCCGAGACCGGCAAGTTCGACGAGGTTACGGTGGCGCTCGCCGTGCTCAACGACGTGCCGATCGTGCTGATCGAGAAGCTGATGCTCGGCCTGCGCTCCGACCTGCTGCTGATCCCGTGCCGCTCGGCGCGGCTGAACTGGCCGACGGTGGAGACCATCTTGCGCAAGCGGCCGCTGCCGCGTCCGCTCGACGAGGCGACGCTCGAGATCGCGCAGCGCGACTATCGGCGGCTGTCGCTGGAGACCGCGCAGCGCACGGTGCGGTTCTGGCAGCTGCACAACAGGATCGAGAAGCAGCCGGCGGCGGTGGGATGA
- a CDS encoding EamA family transporter, whose amino-acid sequence MKPADVGIAVMVAVIWGLAFVASRIALNEFSPELMTTLRFAIAALPCLFLRKPGVSWGLLIAISSTLFLGQFLAQAFAIAHGVPVGLSSVIVQSQALFTIAFAAVIFGETPTRTQAIGIAIATLGLLMICGTVGYDFSVAAFAIIMICPISFAVGNLLLRRAHGVPMFDLFAWLCLSAAVPLAAITLISNGPQPTWQALIHMSLTGLVCMVCLGGISTSIAYWLWGRLLRDYPAAQVVPFALLVPFVGSAASSIVFGEKFGPLRLAGMVTVIAGIAVMLLARRPKTLPKEPLPKVA is encoded by the coding sequence ATGAAGCCGGCCGATGTGGGCATCGCCGTCATGGTCGCGGTGATCTGGGGACTTGCGTTCGTCGCGAGCCGGATCGCGCTCAACGAGTTCTCGCCGGAGCTGATGACGACGCTGCGCTTCGCCATCGCGGCGCTGCCGTGCCTGTTCCTGCGCAAGCCCGGCGTCTCCTGGGGGCTTCTGATCGCGATCAGCTCGACGCTGTTCCTCGGCCAGTTCCTGGCGCAGGCCTTTGCGATCGCGCACGGCGTCCCGGTCGGACTTTCCAGCGTGATCGTGCAGAGCCAGGCGCTGTTCACCATCGCCTTCGCCGCAGTGATCTTCGGCGAGACGCCGACGCGGACGCAGGCGATCGGGATCGCGATCGCAACCCTCGGCCTGTTGATGATCTGCGGCACCGTCGGTTACGATTTCAGCGTCGCGGCGTTTGCGATCATCATGATCTGCCCGATCAGCTTTGCGGTCGGCAATCTCCTGCTGCGGCGGGCGCATGGCGTGCCGATGTTTGACCTGTTCGCCTGGCTGTGCCTGTCGGCCGCGGTGCCGCTCGCAGCCATTACGCTGATCAGCAATGGGCCGCAGCCGACCTGGCAGGCGCTGATCCACATGTCGCTGACCGGGCTGGTTTGCATGGTTTGCCTCGGCGGCATCTCGACCAGCATCGCCTATTGGCTGTGGGGCCGGCTGCTGCGGGATTATCCGGCAGCACAGGTGGTGCCGTTCGCGCTGCTGGTGCCGTTCGTCGGCTCGGCGGCGTCCAGCATCGTATTCGGGGAAAAGTTCGGGCCGCTGCGGCTCGCCGGCATGGTCACGGTGATCGCCGGCATCGCCGTGATGCTGCTGGCGAGGCGACCCAAGACCTTACCCAAAGAGCCTCTGCCGAAGGTCGCGTGA
- a CDS encoding LysE family translocator, whose amino-acid sequence MSNSLMFAFVVFSVVMFFTPGPNNIMLLSSGLTYGFRRTLPHIAGITIGFAFMVGAVGVGLGAIFITYPVLQTVLKYGGVLYLIYLAAVIAMAEPPSADRDDRPGRGPMTFWGAAMFQWINAKGWVMVIGTITAYAAIAAFPWNIAIQVGLSLLLGTVSCIAWALFGTALRPVLTSPRAIRVFNVVMAVLLLASLYPVFMDA is encoded by the coding sequence ATGTCGAATTCGCTGATGTTCGCCTTTGTCGTGTTCTCGGTCGTGATGTTCTTCACGCCGGGCCCGAACAACATCATGCTGCTGTCCTCGGGGCTCACCTACGGCTTTCGCCGCACCTTGCCGCACATCGCCGGCATCACGATCGGTTTCGCCTTCATGGTCGGCGCCGTCGGCGTCGGGCTCGGGGCGATCTTCATCACCTATCCGGTGCTGCAGACCGTCCTGAAATATGGCGGCGTGCTCTATCTGATCTATCTCGCCGCCGTCATCGCCATGGCCGAGCCGCCCTCGGCGGACAGGGACGACAGGCCCGGCCGCGGGCCGATGACGTTCTGGGGCGCGGCCATGTTCCAGTGGATCAATGCCAAGGGCTGGGTGATGGTGATCGGCACGATTACGGCCTATGCGGCGATCGCCGCCTTCCCCTGGAATATTGCGATCCAGGTCGGATTGAGCCTGCTGCTGGGAACTGTTTCCTGCATCGCCTGGGCGCTGTTCGGCACCGCGCTGCGGCCGGTCCTGACCTCGCCCAGGGCGATCCGCGTCTTCAATGTGGTGATGGCCGTCCTGCTGCTGGCCTCGCTCTACCCCGTGTTCATGGACGCATGA